The proteins below come from a single Desulfovulcanus ferrireducens genomic window:
- a CDS encoding glycosyltransferase family 2 protein, whose amino-acid sequence MNKYKCNYLVSIIIPVFNQWQLTKDCLISLKQHTRGENFEVIVVDNGSSDETNTHCPVLGQNLFGQQFKYIRLEENINFGPACNLGAKKAQGYFLFFLNNDTLVTDNWLPPLIAAFSEDKKLGAVGPLLLYPDNTVQHLGVAFSPLRHASHLYEFFPKDHTVVKKRRSLQAITGAAFLIPRALFFQCGSFYIGYRNGFEDVDLCVQIRGEGKRLAMIPESVVFHLTSQTPGRFTYDSVNAGILAKRCWSKFVPDRHNFYLEDGYDFRLAYNLQVYPVLSKSRQYELEYFRPKKFDVAWYMEMIFREPLWKEGYIKLYEYFLKEEMREQAQKIYMRAVKFFPPDEIYLMLSGINCMDEELVQAVRNLGETLKKEMHQKRKAFCVGATIIKKYAQKNDQLLYAAVKEWETQHRVEI is encoded by the coding sequence GGTTTCAATTATAATCCCGGTTTTTAATCAATGGCAATTGACTAAAGATTGTCTTATAAGTTTAAAGCAACATACACGAGGAGAAAATTTTGAAGTTATAGTTGTAGATAACGGATCAAGTGATGAGACAAACACGCATTGTCCTGTGCTTGGGCAGAATCTTTTCGGGCAGCAATTTAAATACATCAGGCTCGAGGAAAATATAAACTTTGGACCGGCTTGTAATCTGGGCGCTAAAAAAGCCCAGGGGTATTTTTTGTTTTTTTTAAATAATGATACCTTGGTAACTGATAACTGGCTGCCGCCACTTATAGCGGCATTTTCTGAAGATAAGAAATTAGGAGCAGTTGGCCCGCTTCTGCTGTATCCAGACAATACAGTCCAACATCTAGGGGTGGCTTTTTCACCATTAAGACATGCTTCTCATCTGTATGAATTTTTTCCTAAAGATCATACAGTTGTCAAAAAAAGACGTTCATTGCAGGCCATTACCGGGGCAGCCTTTCTGATTCCTCGAGCTCTTTTTTTTCAGTGTGGTAGCTTTTATATAGGTTATAGAAATGGGTTTGAAGATGTTGATCTTTGTGTCCAGATTAGGGGGGAGGGTAAAAGACTGGCGATGATTCCTGAGAGTGTTGTTTTTCATCTAACTAGTCAGACACCAGGTCGGTTTACTTATGATAGTGTCAATGCTGGTATTTTAGCCAAGAGATGTTGGAGTAAGTTTGTTCCTGATCGGCATAATTTTTATCTGGAAGACGGGTATGATTTTAGATTGGCATACAATTTACAAGTTTATCCTGTTTTGTCCAAATCAAGACAATATGAATTAGAGTATTTTAGACCAAAGAAATTTGATGTTGCTTGGTATATGGAGATGATTTTTAGAGAGCCGTTGTGGAAAGAAGGATATATTAAATTATATGAGTATTTTTTGAAGGAAGAGATGAGAGAGCAGGCTCAAAAAATTTATATGCGTGCTGTAAAATTTTTCCCCCCGGATGAAATTTACCTTATGCTCTCCGGAATTAATTGTATGGATGAAGAATTAGTTCAAGCAGTAAGAAATTTAGGTGAAACTTTAAAAAAAGAAATGCATCAAAAAAGGAAAGCGTTTTGCGTTGGAGCAACAATAATAAAAAAATATGCACAGAAAAATGATCAACTATTGTATGCTGCTGTTAAGGAATGGGAGACGCAACATAGGGTAGAAATTTAA